In Silene latifolia isolate original U9 population chromosome X, ASM4854445v1, whole genome shotgun sequence, the following proteins share a genomic window:
- the LOC141623824 gene encoding uncharacterized protein LOC141623824 — MHGLPPPKPNQQHSTMLNMNHSLIMDKLNNTLLDLLHSNPNYPFNLSQFPILQNTLLRNFSDSEKTPTHPPYSAMIQTSIVKLDAERSLTTEKMISEYILKNYQGLPWAHTRILKHHLDKLCQGGELIFDDHDDDKTYNVPGKKRHISLRRKLLKLKLSSKTKENEVVEEGNVAPDEVTELSDSQIGIQEDDSKKLGRRKRRRRCSYISDEEEDTDFEKMIVDGEGNRDKESGKEMVLVETVNEMLLLKGGDVECESNELEQLHPRNPEEDRGIVDIVCSKEVKKQVHEVDYDLSQVMNLGDSRGGDMMCVSSESAIDANLVGDRHDNYTGDLILSPVVVDPLASVSNIENDVIGGTIEKSDLKEAEPNPSASDLMIVPYVDNSVNLATGKLTISLLNSEKRVIVCGLYNVVLEQPKKKTEVYRTRKKSKPSQEKTEGLGQEPLPASFDLSLQRSSRTKVKRKLQSPKLKGPTLLKDGSVKQLEKPMSSHPINLEKIFMEDEEPLCEVYEKCGNLKKHDMQSAKAGAEFPKELPSSESFVEVSPTVEKKLALSKKTENQLSMQLRSQDPYCDNVEDDTIRKSSSSFLEESGTKDSERTENQWPVMTKSNGVELYSQPFEHPIDNKVGSQHEGDQHREQQNKDGQERPLVLIEATPEKPYLSDSHNQLLEHTSHQHSQQLNEQAENSQQKKRRGRPPNLNKSTTKEASDPSSSLQKNNSSKQDGGVRTRKRRATKKETVILLEPHLNEQERLFKQTKQLGEVGRRRPGKSKAATENATLTRGRSKKKDKLTEELLASPLNLDSQQEVELCESGNHQQSQHQNKELEKGVAKIQKQGDKVGEALTSLSYEEQDGMCGQASDHHSVSHNSQPRNNSWAESPVKGASRLTDNPKHGDVVEASHVTPEALSAQGQVDLKDQTQARRRSTRNLEPAKPLLDSQSDKLHDLELSNQKTFARSTPASVPSDNHCPEKVSVYLENEVHGKSVEIEQEKWPLDNKTHTPLSNNSNDREHPDESYDHDQAPEKMKVQVKVPKELTAKSVPIHVPLASRDQLRSRIKH, encoded by the exons ATGCATGGTTTGCCGCCACCTAAACCCAatcaacaacattcaacaatgCTCAACATGAATCACTCTCTAATTATGGATAAACTTAACAATACTCTCCTTGATTTACTTCATTCTAACCCTAATTACCCTTTCAATCTTTCTCAATTTCCCATCCTTCAAAACACTCTTCTTCGGAATTTCTCTGACTCGGAAAAAACTCCCACTCATCCTCCTTATTCTGCG ATGATACAAACATCAATTGTGAAATTGGATGCGGAACGTAGTTTGACTACTGAAAAGATGATTTCGGAGTACATACTTAAAAACTATCAGGGTTTGCCATGGGCTCATACCAGAATTTTGAAACATCATTTGGATAAGCTTTGCCAAGGCGGCGAGCTTATTTTTGATGATCATGATGATGATAAGACTTATAATGTTCCGGGCAAAAAAAGGCATATAAGTTTGAGGAGGAAACTCTTGAAACTAAAACTGTCTAGTAAAACCAAAGAGAATGAGGTTGTTGAGGAGGGAAATGTAGCGCCAGATGAAGTTACTGAGTTGAGTGATAGTCAGATTGGCATTCAGGAGGACGACTCTAAAAAACTTGGGAGGAGGAAAAGGAGACGGAGGTGTAGTTATATATCTGATGAAGAAGAAGATACGGATTTTGAGAAAATGATTGTTGATGGAGAAGGGAATAGGGACAAGGAGAGTGGTAAAGAGATGGTCCTGGTCGAGACAGTAAATGAGATGTTACTGCTCAAAGGTGGAGATGTTGAATGCGAAAGCAACGAGTTAGAGCAGCTTCACCCTAGAAATCCTGAGGAGGATCGTGGGATTGTAGATATCGTATGCTCCAAAGAAGTGAAAAAGCAAGTACACGAAGTGGATTATGATCTTTCTCAAGTGATGAATTTGGGTGACAGCCGTGGCGGTGATATGATGTGTGTATCTTCCGAGAGTGCCATTGACGCTAACTTGGTTGGGGATCGTCATGATAATTATACGGGTGATTTAATACTTTCCCCTGTCGTAGTGGACCCCCTGGCTTCAGTATCGAATATTGAGAATGATGTTATTGGGGGCACAATAGAAAAGTCTGATTTGAAGGAAGCAGAACCAAATCCTTCAGCTAGTGACCTCATGATTGTGCCTTACGTGGACAATTCAGTGAATCTTGCCACAGGAAAGCTAACGATTTCTTTATTGAACAGCGAAAAACGCGTTATTGTCTGTGGTTTGTACAATGTAGTACTTGAGCAACCAAAAAAGAAAACTGAAGTGTATCGCACAAGGAAGAAGTCAAAACCTTCCCAGGAGAAAACTGAAGGCCTAGGACAAGAGCCATTGCCAGCTTCCTTCGATTTATCTTTGCAGAGAAGTAGCAGAACCAAG GTTAAACGGAAACTGCAATCTCCCAAGTTAAAGGGACCAACTCTTCTTAAAGATGGTTCTGTTAAGCAGTTGGAAAAACCAATGAGTTCGCATCCTATCAACCTTGAAAAGATTTTCATGGAGGATGAGGAACCCCTTTGTGAGGTATATGAGAAGTGTGGTAATCTGAAAAAGCATGACATGCAAAGCGCAAAAGCAGGTGCAGAATTTCCCAAAGAGCTACCGAGTTCAGAAAGTTTTGTGGAAGTGTCACCGACTGTGGAGAAAAAATTAGCCTTGTCAAAAAAAACAGAGAACCAATTATCTATGCAACTTAGGTCACAAGACCCATATTGTGATAATGTTGAGGACGATACTATCAGGAAGTCATCATCAAGTTTCTTAGAGGAAAGTGGAACAAAGGATTCAGAAAGGACCGAGAATCAATGGCCCGTGATGACAAAGTCAAATGGGGTTGAATTATACAGTCAGCCTTTTGAACATCCAATCGACAATAAAGTGGGAAGTCAACATGAAGGTGACCAACATCGGGAGCAGCAAAACAAAGATGGTCAAGAGAGGCCTCTCGTGCTAATAGAAGCAACACCAGAAAAACCTTATTTGTCAGATTCACATAATCAGCTATTGGAACATACTTCTCATCAGCATTCACAGCAGCTAAATGAACAGGCGGAAAACAGTCAGCAGAAGAAACGTCGTGGAAGACCACCAAACTTAAACAAATCAACCACAAAAGAAGCATCTGATCCATCAAGTTCACTACAGAAAAACAATTCATCGAAGCAAGATGGCGGAGTGAGGACTCGGAAACGAAGAGCAACCAAGAAAGAGACAGTTATTCTGTTGGAACCACATCTGAATGAGCAAGAAAGGCTGTTTAAGCAAACCAAGCAGCTGGGAGAAGTTGGGCGACGGAGGCCTGGAAAATCAAAAGCAGCCACTGAAAATGCAACTCTTACTCGAGGACGATCCAAGAAAAAGGATAAATTAACTGAGGAACTTTTGGCATCTCCGTTAAATTTAGATTCTCAGCAAGAAGTTGAGCTGTGTGAATCAGGGAATCATCAGCAATCCCAGCACCAAAATAAAGAATTGGAAAAAGGAGTGGCCAAGATACAGAAACAAGGGGACAAAGTTGGTGAAGCTCTCACTAGCTTATCTTACGAGGAGCAAGATGGGATGTGTGGACAAGCAAGTGATCATCATTCAGTGTCTCATAACAGTCAGCCAAGGAACAATAGTTGGGCAGAGTCTCCTGTGAAAGGAGCAAGCCGATTAACAGATAATCCAAAACACGGGGATGTTGTAGAAGCATCGCATGTTACTCCAGAAGCTTTATCGGCACAAGGTCAAGTTGATCTGAAGGATCAGACTCAAGCGAGACGGCGGAGCACTCGTAATCTCGAACCAGCAAAACCTTTGTTAGACTCCCAAAGTGATAAACTACATGATCTAGAGCTGAGTAATCAAAAGACGTTTGCACGGTCCACTCCTGCTTCAGTGCCCTCAGATAATCATTGTCCTGAGAAAGTTTCTGTGTATCTAGAAAATGAAGTTCATGGTAAATCTGTTGAAATAGAGCAAGAGAAGTGGCCACTTGATAATAAGACTCATACACCGCTCTCAAACAATTCAAATGACCGGGAACACCCAGATGAAAGTTATGATCATGATCAGGCACCGGAGAAAATGAAAGTTCAAGTGAAGGTTCCTAAAGAATTGACAGCTAAAAGTGTTCCCATACATGTTCCGCTTGCCTCAAGAGATCAGTTGCGCTCACGGATAAAACACTAA
- the LOC141619459 gene encoding uncharacterized protein LOC141619459 — protein MPINIEMIKSIPFKNRSSMRKIAKKLKVGYGTVQRWAEKGELKKHSNPIHPSLNDSNKLRRLLFSLASIYVDENIVKFKDMSCNVHIDEKWFYLTTTTDNYYIAAGEEPPYRSCQSKRYITKVMFMYAVARPIYGEDGELLFDGKIGVFPFVEQVPAVRRSKNREAGTIETKAIDSITKQVTKHCLINDIIPPIKVKWPANASKNICIQQDNARPHIVDHDPKFRAAASSDGFNIHLQFQPPNSPDLNINDLGFFRSLQTLQNDEVASTVEELVGNVHAAFRDHEPMKLNFNFLTLQSVMVEIMKCKGHNSFDIPHMSKESLLRQGILPLNLMVDANLVRGCLAYLDQMGEGSSLNELRQGMSLLPAVEVVPPTEVNDTEMEVVVASDE, from the coding sequence ATGCCAATAAACATTGAGATGATAAAGAGCATTCCTTTCAAGAACCGTTCATCAATGCGCAAAATAGCAAAAAAACTGAAAGTTGGTTATGGTACGGTCCAACGATGGGCCGAGAAAGGTGAATTAAAAAAGCATAGCAATCCAATTCACCCTTCTCTAAACGATTCCAACAAAttaagaaggcttttgttttcaCTTGCCTCGATCTATGTTGACGAAAATATCGTCAAGTTCAAAGACATGTCATGCAATGTTCATATTGACGAAAAGTGGTTTTATCTCACAACCACAACGGACAACTACTACATTGCCGCGGGTGAAGAACCACCATATCGTTCATGTCAATCGAAGAGGTACATAACTAAGGTTATGTTTATGTATGCGGTGGCTAGGCCTATATATGGAGAAGATGGTGAATTACTTTTCGATGGGAAAATTGGTGTATTCCCTTTCGTTGAACAAGTACCAGCAGTAAGACGAAGCAAAAACAGGGAGGCAGGAACAATTGAAACAAAGGCTATAGATTCAATTACAAAACAGGTAACCAAACATTGCTTAATCAATGACATTATTCCACCAATTAAGGTAAAATGGCCAGCAAATGCAAGTAAAAACATATGCATTCAACAAGATAATGCAAGACCTCATATTGTTGACCATGATCCAAAATTTAGGGCTGCTGCCAGCTCAGACGGTTTTAACATTCATCTACAATTTCAACCACCTAACAGTCCAGATTTGAACATCAATGATTTAGGGTTTTTTAGGTCTTTACAAACACTTCAAAATGATGAAGTGGCCAGTACAGTTGAAGAATTAGTGGGTAATGTACATGCAGCATTTAGAGATCATGAACCTATGAAGCTCAACTTCAACTTTCTTACTCTACAATCAGTCATGGTGGAAATCATGAAATGTAAGGGACACAACAGTTTTGATATTCCTCATATGAGTAAGGAGTCACTTCTAAGGCAAGGAATACTCCCATTAAACTTAATGGTTGATGCAAACTTAGTGAGGGGCTGTTTAGCATATTTGGATCAAATGGGTGAGGGTAGTAGTCTTAATGAGCTGAGACAAGGTATGTCATTATTACCTGCGGTAGAGGTAGTACCTCCAACTGAAGTCAATGATACAGAAATGGAAGTAGTAGTTGCAAGTGATGAATAA